A region of Haliotis asinina isolate JCU_RB_2024 chromosome 7, JCU_Hal_asi_v2, whole genome shotgun sequence DNA encodes the following proteins:
- the LOC137290353 gene encoding DNA-binding protein RFX2-like isoform X8, translating into MATQTYVTDLQAMNPATLQVQQAAVVKATTASGSSVQTASNKVAPTTTIIQPAQAHSGQQFIVTTTVGEQVEQGQETVTLQGGQTVYQSQVQQNYQDYGQNAMYTPVSGTYYQTAQGTQVATGIVPMGSAVQAVQGQLIQQQGGTYLIQGGTMDGEGTPLTHTTRASPATVQWLLDNYETAEGVSLPRSTLYYHYLRHCQEQNLDPMNPASFGKLIRSVFLGLRTRRLGTRGNSKYHYYGIRIKANSPLNQFTDDQTMAMRQQPMYQSKKPSNSKMDGSEGDTSSQGSHTPGSQETNSSQQQHQQFLGDASTAIPNFEDIDTSSDPLPDGVTPAEIRTFQKMYREHAEAVVDVVVNLQFSLIEALWQGFWRNQQSEQNSAENEFEKRLPKEKLFALCKYEPVQKYVRRSDYAFYQALVEVLIPDVLRPIPSSLTQAIRNFAKSLENWLKSAMVDVPEEMVKTKVGAVSAFAQTLRRYTSLNHLAQAARAVLQNTSQINQMLTDLNRVDFANVQEQASWVCQCEDGVVQQLQEDFKKTLKQQNSLEQWAVWLEGVVNQVLKPHEGSPNFPKAARQFLLKWSFYSSMVIRDLTLRSAASFGSFHLIRLLYDEYMFYLVEHKVARATGETPIAVMGEVRQFIDLSSAIALSTLESDKPAVPSPIRHSTNNVSTSSNSNTTTVMLVTSNAGSANNSSSVAPTVTVRPTANGLPATGTSTSSSNANTVVVLSSTVAGSAPGTSTITGASASLPTAVTVRAAAAATAPNTKTHTILVMPVASTATSGDVTAAKRLKTE; encoded by the exons ATGGCCACCCAAACctatgtaacagatctacaggCTATGAACCCAGCCACATTGCAAGTGCAGCAA GCAGCAGTAGTGAAAGCAACAACAGCCTCAGGTAGCAGTGTGCAGACAGCATCCAACAAAGTGGCGCCCACAACAACTATCATCCAGCCTGCTCAGGCCCACTCTGGCCAGCAGTTCATTGTCACCA CAACAGTGGGTGAGCAGGTGGAGCAAGGGCAGGAGACTGTCACTTTGCAGGGAGGACAGACTGTTTATCAGTCACAAGTACA GCAAAACTATCAGGACTATGGACAGAATGCAATGTACACTCCAGTGTCTGGAACCTATTATCAAACAGCCCAAGGTACCCAG GTTGCCACTGGCATTGTTCCGATGGGATCTGCTGTGCAGGCAGTACAGGGTCAACTCATTCAACAGCAGGGAGGTACATATCTCATCCAGGGAGGCACAATGGATGGGGAAGGCACCCCTCTAACGCACACAACCAGAGCATCACCTGCCACG GTTCAATGGCTGCTAGACAACTATGAGACTGCTGAGGGCGTGAGTCTGCCTCGGAGTACACTGTACTATCACTACTTGCGGCACTGTCAAGAGCAAAACCTTGACCCCATGAACCCAGCATCATTTGGAAAACTTATCAGATCTGTATTTTTGGGACTTCGCACACGACGATTGGGAACCAG GGGGAACTCAAAGTATCATTATTATGGTATTAGAATCAAGGCCAATTCTCCTCTAAACCAGTTCACTGATGACCAGACCATGGCCATGCGTCAGCAGCCAATGTATCAAAGCAAAAA GCCAAGCAACAGTAAGATGGATGGATCAGAAGGTGATACCAGCAGCCAGGGAAGTCACACACCTGGGTCACAGGAGACCAACTCATCTCAGCAGCAACACCAGCAGTTCCTTGGTGATGCATCAACAGCCATCCCAAACTTTGAGGACATAGATACAAGCAGTGACCCCCTTCCTGATGGAGTCACCCCTGCTGAGATCAGAACCTTTCAAAAGATGTACAGAGAACATGCTGAG GCTGTAGTTGATGTTGTAGTCAATCTACAGTTCTCTCTCATCGAAGCACTCTGGCAAGGCTTTTGGAGGAATCAGCAATCTGAACAAAATAG TGCAGAGAATGAATTTGAGAAACGACTGCCAAAAGAGAAGCTATTTGCTTTGTGTAAATATGAACCTGTACAGAAATATGTACGCAGATCTGATTATGCTTTCTATCAAGCATTAGTGGAAGTATTGATTCCTGATGTTCTCAGGCCTATTCCCA GTTCTCTGACTCAAGCCATAAGAAATTTTGCCAAGAGTTTAGAGAATTGGCTCAAGAGTGCCATGGTAGATGTGCCAGAAGAAATGGTCAAAACAAAG GTTGGTGCTGTTAGTGCCTTTGCTCAGACGCTGCGACGCTACACATCTCTCAACCATCTGGCTCAGGCAGCGAGGGCCGTCCTACAGAACACATCACAGATCAACCAGATGCTAACTGATCTCAACAGAGTAGACTTTGCTAATGTGCAG GAGCAGGCCTCCTGGGTATGCCAGTGTGAAGATGGTGTGGTACAACAGCTCCAAGAGGACTTCAAgaaaacactgaaacaacagAATTCGCTGGAGCAGTGGGCTGTTTGGTTAGAGGGCGTGGTCAACCAGGTGCTCAAGCCACATGAGGGGAGTCCAAATTTCCCTAAAGCAGCCAGACAGTTCCTTCTAAAATGGTCATTTTATAG CTCGATGGTGATCCGAGATCTAACATTGCGCAGTGCAGCCAGCTTTGGTTCATTTCACCTGATCCGATTGTTATATGATGAGTACATGTTCTACCTAGTCGAGCACAAGGTTGCCAGGGCAACAGGAGAAACCCCCATTGCTGTTATGGGCGAGGTGCGACAG ttcatAGATCTTAGCAGTGCCATTGCCTTGAGCACTCTGGAATCTGATAAACCTGCTGTGCCATCCCCTATTCGACACAGTACAAACAATGTGTCTACTTCATCCAACTCCAACACAACTACTGTGATGCTTGTAACATCCAATGCAGGCTCAGCAAATAACAGTAGTAGTGTTGCTCCTACAGTTACAGTCAGACCCACAGCCAATGGCCTTCCTGCAACAGGGACATCCACAAGCAGTTCGAATGCAAACACAGTGGTTGTTTTGTCCTCAACTGTAGCTGGAAGTGCCCCAGGAACCAGTACTATTACTGGAGCTTCAGCGTCACTACCCACTGCTGTTACAGTGCGAGCTGCAGCAGCTGCCACTGCCCCAAACACAAAGACTCATACCATTCTTGTCATGCCTGTAGCCTCAACAGCAACCTCAGGAGATGTTACAGCTGCCAAACGTCTTAAAACAGAATGA
- the LOC137290353 gene encoding DNA-binding protein RFX2-like isoform X6 produces MATQTYVTDLQAMNPATLQVQQAAVVKATTASGSSVQTASNKVAPTTTIIQPAQAHSGQQFIVTTTVGEQVEQGQETVTLQGGQTVYQSQVQQNYQDYGQNAMYTPVSGTYYQTAQGTQVATGIVPMGSAVQAVQGQLIQQQGGTYLIQGGTMDGEGTPLTHTTRASPATKYHGVYEVQWLLDNYETAEGVSLPRSTLYYHYLRHCQEQNLDPMNPASFGKLIRSVFLGLRTRRLGTRGNSKYHYYGIRIKANSPLNQFTDDQTMAMRQQPMYQSKKPSNSKMDGSEGDTSSQGSHTPGSQETNSSQQQHQQFLGDASTAIPNFEDIDTSSDPLPDGVTPAEIRTFQKMYREHAEAVVDVVVNLQFSLIEALWQGFWRNQQSEQNSAENEFEKRLPKEKLFALCKYEPVQKYVRRSDYAFYQALVEVLIPDVLRPIPSSLTQAIRNFAKSLENWLKSAMVDVPEEMVKTKVGAVSAFAQTLRRYTSLNHLAQAARAVLQNTSQINQMLTDLNRVDFANVQEQASWVCQCEDGVVQQLQEDFKKTLKQQNSLEQWAVWLEGVVNQVLKPHEGSPNFPKAARQFLLKWSFYSSMVIRDLTLRSAASFGSFHLIRLLYDEYMFYLVEHKVARATGETPIAVMGEVRQFIDLSSAIALSTLESDKPAVPSPIRHSTNNVSTSSNSNTTTVMLVTSNAGSANNSSSVAPTVTVRPTANGLPATGTSTSSSNANTVVVLSSTVAGSAPGTSTITGASASLPTAVTVRAAAAATAPNTKTHTILVMPVASTATSGDVTAAKRLKTE; encoded by the exons ATGGCCACCCAAACctatgtaacagatctacaggCTATGAACCCAGCCACATTGCAAGTGCAGCAA GCAGCAGTAGTGAAAGCAACAACAGCCTCAGGTAGCAGTGTGCAGACAGCATCCAACAAAGTGGCGCCCACAACAACTATCATCCAGCCTGCTCAGGCCCACTCTGGCCAGCAGTTCATTGTCACCA CAACAGTGGGTGAGCAGGTGGAGCAAGGGCAGGAGACTGTCACTTTGCAGGGAGGACAGACTGTTTATCAGTCACAAGTACA GCAAAACTATCAGGACTATGGACAGAATGCAATGTACACTCCAGTGTCTGGAACCTATTATCAAACAGCCCAAGGTACCCAG GTTGCCACTGGCATTGTTCCGATGGGATCTGCTGTGCAGGCAGTACAGGGTCAACTCATTCAACAGCAGGGAGGTACATATCTCATCCAGGGAGGCACAATGGATGGGGAAGGCACCCCTCTAACGCACACAACCAGAGCATCACCTGCCACG aaatatcACGGAGTTTATGAA GTTCAATGGCTGCTAGACAACTATGAGACTGCTGAGGGCGTGAGTCTGCCTCGGAGTACACTGTACTATCACTACTTGCGGCACTGTCAAGAGCAAAACCTTGACCCCATGAACCCAGCATCATTTGGAAAACTTATCAGATCTGTATTTTTGGGACTTCGCACACGACGATTGGGAACCAG GGGGAACTCAAAGTATCATTATTATGGTATTAGAATCAAGGCCAATTCTCCTCTAAACCAGTTCACTGATGACCAGACCATGGCCATGCGTCAGCAGCCAATGTATCAAAGCAAAAA GCCAAGCAACAGTAAGATGGATGGATCAGAAGGTGATACCAGCAGCCAGGGAAGTCACACACCTGGGTCACAGGAGACCAACTCATCTCAGCAGCAACACCAGCAGTTCCTTGGTGATGCATCAACAGCCATCCCAAACTTTGAGGACATAGATACAAGCAGTGACCCCCTTCCTGATGGAGTCACCCCTGCTGAGATCAGAACCTTTCAAAAGATGTACAGAGAACATGCTGAG GCTGTAGTTGATGTTGTAGTCAATCTACAGTTCTCTCTCATCGAAGCACTCTGGCAAGGCTTTTGGAGGAATCAGCAATCTGAACAAAATAG TGCAGAGAATGAATTTGAGAAACGACTGCCAAAAGAGAAGCTATTTGCTTTGTGTAAATATGAACCTGTACAGAAATATGTACGCAGATCTGATTATGCTTTCTATCAAGCATTAGTGGAAGTATTGATTCCTGATGTTCTCAGGCCTATTCCCA GTTCTCTGACTCAAGCCATAAGAAATTTTGCCAAGAGTTTAGAGAATTGGCTCAAGAGTGCCATGGTAGATGTGCCAGAAGAAATGGTCAAAACAAAG GTTGGTGCTGTTAGTGCCTTTGCTCAGACGCTGCGACGCTACACATCTCTCAACCATCTGGCTCAGGCAGCGAGGGCCGTCCTACAGAACACATCACAGATCAACCAGATGCTAACTGATCTCAACAGAGTAGACTTTGCTAATGTGCAG GAGCAGGCCTCCTGGGTATGCCAGTGTGAAGATGGTGTGGTACAACAGCTCCAAGAGGACTTCAAgaaaacactgaaacaacagAATTCGCTGGAGCAGTGGGCTGTTTGGTTAGAGGGCGTGGTCAACCAGGTGCTCAAGCCACATGAGGGGAGTCCAAATTTCCCTAAAGCAGCCAGACAGTTCCTTCTAAAATGGTCATTTTATAG CTCGATGGTGATCCGAGATCTAACATTGCGCAGTGCAGCCAGCTTTGGTTCATTTCACCTGATCCGATTGTTATATGATGAGTACATGTTCTACCTAGTCGAGCACAAGGTTGCCAGGGCAACAGGAGAAACCCCCATTGCTGTTATGGGCGAGGTGCGACAG ttcatAGATCTTAGCAGTGCCATTGCCTTGAGCACTCTGGAATCTGATAAACCTGCTGTGCCATCCCCTATTCGACACAGTACAAACAATGTGTCTACTTCATCCAACTCCAACACAACTACTGTGATGCTTGTAACATCCAATGCAGGCTCAGCAAATAACAGTAGTAGTGTTGCTCCTACAGTTACAGTCAGACCCACAGCCAATGGCCTTCCTGCAACAGGGACATCCACAAGCAGTTCGAATGCAAACACAGTGGTTGTTTTGTCCTCAACTGTAGCTGGAAGTGCCCCAGGAACCAGTACTATTACTGGAGCTTCAGCGTCACTACCCACTGCTGTTACAGTGCGAGCTGCAGCAGCTGCCACTGCCCCAAACACAAAGACTCATACCATTCTTGTCATGCCTGTAGCCTCAACAGCAACCTCAGGAGATGTTACAGCTGCCAAACGTCTTAAAACAGAATGA
- the LOC137290353 gene encoding DNA-binding protein RFX2-like isoform X5, with protein MATQTYVTDLQAMNPATLQVQQAAVVKATTASGSSVQTASNKVAPTTTIIQPAQAHSGQQFIVTTTVGEQVEQGQETVTLQGGQTVYQSQVQYVDGSDPSIYATTNGQMQNYQDYGQNAMYTPVSGTYYQTAQGTQVATGIVPMGSAVQAVQGQLIQQQGGTYLIQGGTMDGEGTPLTHTTRASPATVQWLLDNYETAEGVSLPRSTLYYHYLRHCQEQNLDPMNPASFGKLIRSVFLGLRTRRLGTRGNSKYHYYGIRIKANSPLNQFTDDQTMAMRQQPMYQSKKPSNSKMDGSEGDTSSQGSHTPGSQETNSSQQQHQQFLGDASTAIPNFEDIDTSSDPLPDGVTPAEIRTFQKMYREHAEAVVDVVVNLQFSLIEALWQGFWRNQQSEQNSAENEFEKRLPKEKLFALCKYEPVQKYVRRSDYAFYQALVEVLIPDVLRPIPSSLTQAIRNFAKSLENWLKSAMVDVPEEMVKTKVGAVSAFAQTLRRYTSLNHLAQAARAVLQNTSQINQMLTDLNRVDFANVQEQASWVCQCEDGVVQQLQEDFKKTLKQQNSLEQWAVWLEGVVNQVLKPHEGSPNFPKAARQFLLKWSFYSSMVIRDLTLRSAASFGSFHLIRLLYDEYMFYLVEHKVARATGETPIAVMGEFIDLSSAIALSTLESDKPAVPSPIRHSTNNVSTSSNSNTTTVMLVTSNAGSANNSSSVAPTVTVRPTANGLPATGTSTSSSNANTVVVLSSTVAGSAPGTSTITGASASLPTAVTVRAAAAATAPNTKTHTILVMPVASTATSGDVTAAKRLKTE; from the exons ATGGCCACCCAAACctatgtaacagatctacaggCTATGAACCCAGCCACATTGCAAGTGCAGCAA GCAGCAGTAGTGAAAGCAACAACAGCCTCAGGTAGCAGTGTGCAGACAGCATCCAACAAAGTGGCGCCCACAACAACTATCATCCAGCCTGCTCAGGCCCACTCTGGCCAGCAGTTCATTGTCACCA CAACAGTGGGTGAGCAGGTGGAGCAAGGGCAGGAGACTGTCACTTTGCAGGGAGGACAGACTGTTTATCAGTCACAAGTACAGTACGTAGATGGATCTGATCCAAGTATCTACGCAACTACAAATGGCCAAAT GCAAAACTATCAGGACTATGGACAGAATGCAATGTACACTCCAGTGTCTGGAACCTATTATCAAACAGCCCAAGGTACCCAG GTTGCCACTGGCATTGTTCCGATGGGATCTGCTGTGCAGGCAGTACAGGGTCAACTCATTCAACAGCAGGGAGGTACATATCTCATCCAGGGAGGCACAATGGATGGGGAAGGCACCCCTCTAACGCACACAACCAGAGCATCACCTGCCACG GTTCAATGGCTGCTAGACAACTATGAGACTGCTGAGGGCGTGAGTCTGCCTCGGAGTACACTGTACTATCACTACTTGCGGCACTGTCAAGAGCAAAACCTTGACCCCATGAACCCAGCATCATTTGGAAAACTTATCAGATCTGTATTTTTGGGACTTCGCACACGACGATTGGGAACCAG GGGGAACTCAAAGTATCATTATTATGGTATTAGAATCAAGGCCAATTCTCCTCTAAACCAGTTCACTGATGACCAGACCATGGCCATGCGTCAGCAGCCAATGTATCAAAGCAAAAA GCCAAGCAACAGTAAGATGGATGGATCAGAAGGTGATACCAGCAGCCAGGGAAGTCACACACCTGGGTCACAGGAGACCAACTCATCTCAGCAGCAACACCAGCAGTTCCTTGGTGATGCATCAACAGCCATCCCAAACTTTGAGGACATAGATACAAGCAGTGACCCCCTTCCTGATGGAGTCACCCCTGCTGAGATCAGAACCTTTCAAAAGATGTACAGAGAACATGCTGAG GCTGTAGTTGATGTTGTAGTCAATCTACAGTTCTCTCTCATCGAAGCACTCTGGCAAGGCTTTTGGAGGAATCAGCAATCTGAACAAAATAG TGCAGAGAATGAATTTGAGAAACGACTGCCAAAAGAGAAGCTATTTGCTTTGTGTAAATATGAACCTGTACAGAAATATGTACGCAGATCTGATTATGCTTTCTATCAAGCATTAGTGGAAGTATTGATTCCTGATGTTCTCAGGCCTATTCCCA GTTCTCTGACTCAAGCCATAAGAAATTTTGCCAAGAGTTTAGAGAATTGGCTCAAGAGTGCCATGGTAGATGTGCCAGAAGAAATGGTCAAAACAAAG GTTGGTGCTGTTAGTGCCTTTGCTCAGACGCTGCGACGCTACACATCTCTCAACCATCTGGCTCAGGCAGCGAGGGCCGTCCTACAGAACACATCACAGATCAACCAGATGCTAACTGATCTCAACAGAGTAGACTTTGCTAATGTGCAG GAGCAGGCCTCCTGGGTATGCCAGTGTGAAGATGGTGTGGTACAACAGCTCCAAGAGGACTTCAAgaaaacactgaaacaacagAATTCGCTGGAGCAGTGGGCTGTTTGGTTAGAGGGCGTGGTCAACCAGGTGCTCAAGCCACATGAGGGGAGTCCAAATTTCCCTAAAGCAGCCAGACAGTTCCTTCTAAAATGGTCATTTTATAG CTCGATGGTGATCCGAGATCTAACATTGCGCAGTGCAGCCAGCTTTGGTTCATTTCACCTGATCCGATTGTTATATGATGAGTACATGTTCTACCTAGTCGAGCACAAGGTTGCCAGGGCAACAGGAGAAACCCCCATTGCTGTTATGGGCGAG ttcatAGATCTTAGCAGTGCCATTGCCTTGAGCACTCTGGAATCTGATAAACCTGCTGTGCCATCCCCTATTCGACACAGTACAAACAATGTGTCTACTTCATCCAACTCCAACACAACTACTGTGATGCTTGTAACATCCAATGCAGGCTCAGCAAATAACAGTAGTAGTGTTGCTCCTACAGTTACAGTCAGACCCACAGCCAATGGCCTTCCTGCAACAGGGACATCCACAAGCAGTTCGAATGCAAACACAGTGGTTGTTTTGTCCTCAACTGTAGCTGGAAGTGCCCCAGGAACCAGTACTATTACTGGAGCTTCAGCGTCACTACCCACTGCTGTTACAGTGCGAGCTGCAGCAGCTGCCACTGCCCCAAACACAAAGACTCATACCATTCTTGTCATGCCTGTAGCCTCAACAGCAACCTCAGGAGATGTTACAGCTGCCAAACGTCTTAAAACAGAATGA
- the LOC137290353 gene encoding DNA-binding protein RFX2-like isoform X3 encodes MATQTYVTDLQAMNPATLQVQQAAVVKATTASGSSVQTASNKVAPTTTIIQPAQAHSGQQFIVTTTVGEQVEQGQETVTLQGGQTVYQSQVQYVDGSDPSIYATTNGQMQNYQDYGQNAMYTPVSGTYYQTAQGTQVATGIVPMGSAVQAVQGQLIQQQGGTYLIQGGTMDGEGTPLTHTTRASPATKYHGVYEVQWLLDNYETAEGVSLPRSTLYYHYLRHCQEQNLDPMNPASFGKLIRSVFLGLRTRRLGTRGNSKYHYYGIRIKANSPLNQFTDDQTMAMRQQPMYQSKKPSNSKMDGSEGDTSSQGSHTPGSQETNSSQQQHQQFLGDASTAIPNFEDIDTSSDPLPDGVTPAEIRTFQKMYREHAEAVVDVVVNLQFSLIEALWQGFWRNQQSEQNSAENEFEKRLPKEKLFALCKYEPVQKYVRRSDYAFYQALVEVLIPDVLRPIPSSLTQAIRNFAKSLENWLKSAMVDVPEEMVKTKVGAVSAFAQTLRRYTSLNHLAQAARAVLQNTSQINQMLTDLNRVDFANVQEQASWVCQCEDGVVQQLQEDFKKTLKQQNSLEQWAVWLEGVVNQVLKPHEGSPNFPKAARQFLLKWSFYSSMVIRDLTLRSAASFGSFHLIRLLYDEYMFYLVEHKVARATGETPIAVMGEFIDLSSAIALSTLESDKPAVPSPIRHSTNNVSTSSNSNTTTVMLVTSNAGSANNSSSVAPTVTVRPTANGLPATGTSTSSSNANTVVVLSSTVAGSAPGTSTITGASASLPTAVTVRAAAAATAPNTKTHTILVMPVASTATSGDVTAAKRLKTE; translated from the exons ATGGCCACCCAAACctatgtaacagatctacaggCTATGAACCCAGCCACATTGCAAGTGCAGCAA GCAGCAGTAGTGAAAGCAACAACAGCCTCAGGTAGCAGTGTGCAGACAGCATCCAACAAAGTGGCGCCCACAACAACTATCATCCAGCCTGCTCAGGCCCACTCTGGCCAGCAGTTCATTGTCACCA CAACAGTGGGTGAGCAGGTGGAGCAAGGGCAGGAGACTGTCACTTTGCAGGGAGGACAGACTGTTTATCAGTCACAAGTACAGTACGTAGATGGATCTGATCCAAGTATCTACGCAACTACAAATGGCCAAAT GCAAAACTATCAGGACTATGGACAGAATGCAATGTACACTCCAGTGTCTGGAACCTATTATCAAACAGCCCAAGGTACCCAG GTTGCCACTGGCATTGTTCCGATGGGATCTGCTGTGCAGGCAGTACAGGGTCAACTCATTCAACAGCAGGGAGGTACATATCTCATCCAGGGAGGCACAATGGATGGGGAAGGCACCCCTCTAACGCACACAACCAGAGCATCACCTGCCACG aaatatcACGGAGTTTATGAA GTTCAATGGCTGCTAGACAACTATGAGACTGCTGAGGGCGTGAGTCTGCCTCGGAGTACACTGTACTATCACTACTTGCGGCACTGTCAAGAGCAAAACCTTGACCCCATGAACCCAGCATCATTTGGAAAACTTATCAGATCTGTATTTTTGGGACTTCGCACACGACGATTGGGAACCAG GGGGAACTCAAAGTATCATTATTATGGTATTAGAATCAAGGCCAATTCTCCTCTAAACCAGTTCACTGATGACCAGACCATGGCCATGCGTCAGCAGCCAATGTATCAAAGCAAAAA GCCAAGCAACAGTAAGATGGATGGATCAGAAGGTGATACCAGCAGCCAGGGAAGTCACACACCTGGGTCACAGGAGACCAACTCATCTCAGCAGCAACACCAGCAGTTCCTTGGTGATGCATCAACAGCCATCCCAAACTTTGAGGACATAGATACAAGCAGTGACCCCCTTCCTGATGGAGTCACCCCTGCTGAGATCAGAACCTTTCAAAAGATGTACAGAGAACATGCTGAG GCTGTAGTTGATGTTGTAGTCAATCTACAGTTCTCTCTCATCGAAGCACTCTGGCAAGGCTTTTGGAGGAATCAGCAATCTGAACAAAATAG TGCAGAGAATGAATTTGAGAAACGACTGCCAAAAGAGAAGCTATTTGCTTTGTGTAAATATGAACCTGTACAGAAATATGTACGCAGATCTGATTATGCTTTCTATCAAGCATTAGTGGAAGTATTGATTCCTGATGTTCTCAGGCCTATTCCCA GTTCTCTGACTCAAGCCATAAGAAATTTTGCCAAGAGTTTAGAGAATTGGCTCAAGAGTGCCATGGTAGATGTGCCAGAAGAAATGGTCAAAACAAAG GTTGGTGCTGTTAGTGCCTTTGCTCAGACGCTGCGACGCTACACATCTCTCAACCATCTGGCTCAGGCAGCGAGGGCCGTCCTACAGAACACATCACAGATCAACCAGATGCTAACTGATCTCAACAGAGTAGACTTTGCTAATGTGCAG GAGCAGGCCTCCTGGGTATGCCAGTGTGAAGATGGTGTGGTACAACAGCTCCAAGAGGACTTCAAgaaaacactgaaacaacagAATTCGCTGGAGCAGTGGGCTGTTTGGTTAGAGGGCGTGGTCAACCAGGTGCTCAAGCCACATGAGGGGAGTCCAAATTTCCCTAAAGCAGCCAGACAGTTCCTTCTAAAATGGTCATTTTATAG CTCGATGGTGATCCGAGATCTAACATTGCGCAGTGCAGCCAGCTTTGGTTCATTTCACCTGATCCGATTGTTATATGATGAGTACATGTTCTACCTAGTCGAGCACAAGGTTGCCAGGGCAACAGGAGAAACCCCCATTGCTGTTATGGGCGAG ttcatAGATCTTAGCAGTGCCATTGCCTTGAGCACTCTGGAATCTGATAAACCTGCTGTGCCATCCCCTATTCGACACAGTACAAACAATGTGTCTACTTCATCCAACTCCAACACAACTACTGTGATGCTTGTAACATCCAATGCAGGCTCAGCAAATAACAGTAGTAGTGTTGCTCCTACAGTTACAGTCAGACCCACAGCCAATGGCCTTCCTGCAACAGGGACATCCACAAGCAGTTCGAATGCAAACACAGTGGTTGTTTTGTCCTCAACTGTAGCTGGAAGTGCCCCAGGAACCAGTACTATTACTGGAGCTTCAGCGTCACTACCCACTGCTGTTACAGTGCGAGCTGCAGCAGCTGCCACTGCCCCAAACACAAAGACTCATACCATTCTTGTCATGCCTGTAGCCTCAACAGCAACCTCAGGAGATGTTACAGCTGCCAAACGTCTTAAAACAGAATGA